From Poecile atricapillus isolate bPoeAtr1 chromosome Z, bPoeAtr1.hap1, whole genome shotgun sequence, one genomic window encodes:
- the LOC131573731 gene encoding acrosin-like, with protein sequence MAFLWLLILLALAWPVGGTWDTCRRTCGLRPMASDHSSAVLDYGSVASAAGTSHVMGGTSVQPGAWPGIVSIQATWENGTWHMCTGVLLSSQWVLTVAHCFARGGDISTWEVVLGAIDLTQLGPEAEVRHIQRLLVHRHYVPATARNDIALLELEQPVECSDYIQLGCVPDASLRVSELKSCYIAGWNFARAQGTGMVLQESKVHLMDTELCNSSRWYAGTIHPRNLCAGYPQGSIDTCQGDSGGPLVCKDNRADYFWLVGVSSWGKGCDRARHPGVYTSTQHFYNWILLQTGLSPAERAGPAPEPVVTLAPEQSLEPEEPEEPEEPEEPEEPEEHIRLTPEYSQRPVVTSSGTSLPVLFPHQILVQFWNLLQEFLQFLKDKEA encoded by the exons ATGGCTTTTCTGTGGCTTCTCatcctgctggccctggcctGGCCCGTGGGAGGCACCTGGGACACCTGCAG AAGGACCTGTGGTCTCCGGCCCATGGCTTCTGACCACAGCTCTGCAGTTCTCGACTATGGCTCCGtggcttctgctgctggcacgTCCCATGTCATGGGTGGCACCAGTGTCCAGCCAGGGGCCTGGCCTGGCATTGTCAGCATCCAGGCCACCTGGGAGAACGGCACGTGGCACATGTGCACCGGTGTCCTCCTCAGCTCCCAGTGGGTCCTCACGGTCGCGCACTGCTTCGCCAGGGGCGG GGACATCTCCACGTGGGAGGTGGTGTTGGGGGCCATAGATCTGACTCAGCTGGGCCCTGAGGCTGAGGTGAGACACATCCAGAGGCTCCTGGTACACCGGCACTACGTGCCTGCCACGGCGAGGAATGACATcgccctgctggagctggagcagcccgTGGAGTGCAGCGACTACATCCAGCTGGGCTGCGTGCCCGACGCCTCGCTCAGGGTCTCGGAGCTGAAATCCTGCTACATCGCCGGCTGGAACTTTGCCAGAG CTCAGGGAACAGGCATGGTGCTGCAGGAGTCCAAGGTCCACCTGATGGACACGGAGCTCTGCAACAGCAGCCGCTGGTATGCGGGGACCATCCACCCCCGCAACCTGTGTGCTGGGTACCCGCAGGGCAGCATCGACACCTGCCAG ggggacagcgggggtcCCCTCGTCTGCAAGGACAACAGAGCCGACTACTTCTGGCTTGTGGGAGTGAGCAGCTGGGGAAAAGGCTGTGACAGAGCCAGGCACCCCGGGGTCTACACCTCCACTCAGCACTTCTACAACTGGATCCTGCTCCAGACGGGCCTGAGCCCAGCAGAAAGAGCCGGTCCAGCACCGGAGCCAGTTGTCACCTTGGCCCCTGAGCAGAGTCTGGAACCAGAGGAACCAGAAGAACCAGAGGAACCAGAGGAACCAGAGGAACCAGAGGAACACATCCGCTTGACCCCCGAGTACAGCCAGCGACCAGTGGTGACATCCTCGGGCACGTCACTGCCCGTGCTGTTCCCACACCAGATCCTGGTGCAATTCTGGAATCTGCTGCAGGAGTTCCTGCAGTTTCTGAAGGACAAAGAAGCTTGA
- the LOC131573732 gene encoding guanylyl cyclase-activating protein 1-like, whose product MGNNSSSTVDDLQAVEIHHWYKKFMTECPSGQLTEHEFKQFFGLRGLDPEANKYIEQMFRTFDMNKDGYIDFMEYVAALSLVLRGKMEQKLRWYFKLYDVDGNGCIDRHELLNIIKAIRAINGADHETSAEEFTNRVFDRIDVNGDGELSLDEFVEGARKDEEFMEVMMKSLDLSHIVAMINNRRHSV is encoded by the exons ATGGGAAACAACAGCAGCTCCACTGTGGATGATCTACAGGCTGTCGAGATCCACCACTGGTACAAGAAATTCATGACAGAGTGTCCTTCTGGACAGCTGACAGAGCATGAATTTAAGCAGTTCTTTGGGCTTCGAGGGCTGGATCCAGAGGCCAATAAGTACATTGAGCAGATGTTCCGCACGTTTGATATGAACAAG gATGGATATATTGATTTCATGGAATATGTGGCTGCCCTCAGCCTCGTTCTCCGAGGGAAGATGGAGCAGAAATTGCGGTGGTATTTCAAGCTCTATGATGTAGATGGCAATGGCTGCATTGATCGACATGAACTGCTCAACATCATTAAG GCTATTCGTGCTATTAATGGTGCTGACCATGAAACTAGTGCAGAAGAGTTCACCAATCGAGTCTTCGATAGGATTGATGTGAACGGCGATG GTGAACTTTCTCTGGATGAATTTGTGGAGGGAGCAAGGAAAGATGAGGAGTTCATGGAGGTTATGATGAAGAGTTTGGACCTGTCACACATTGTGGCCATGATAAACAACCGTCGGCATAGTGTATAA